TTTTCCCCCTTCTTACTGGAATCACAACTACTGTCTCCACCGTCAAAAAAAATATATGTTCCCTTTGTGCAACAAAATCATTAAATCAACCTGATGATTTTTGGTCCCTCCATTTCTTTCTGTAAATCATACTTATAACTCACTGCGGTAAATATTTGGCTAGCATTTTTTCGATCGTCATCATGCAATTTACGGGGCGTAAAAATCAGTGTCATTCAGCTTTGTATCACAAAAATATCTACTTATGATTGCGACTTTGTATAACACAAGCTAGGCACATATTGATATAGTGATGATCAATCAAAGTCTTCTCTTAACAAATCAAAATACGCTCTACATTAATTTCGCAACGGAGCGAGTAGTAAACCATGGATGCAAAAATTTATTTGTCCAATGATGTTCACAGTGGGTGCCAGGATCCCTGCTAGCCAGGTGCAAGAGCAGGAGCTGATTGCATACAAGAAGATGGAGCTACAAACAATCAGTGACACTCTGGATCAACACCTGCTATTATGTGCACAGGAAAAGGTTGAGTTCAAACATGCCATTGCCAGCTCCAAGAATGCCAAGAAAACTAGTCTATGCAATCAGCTTCAAACATGTCGACATTGACACATGTATCTGCTGCGCAGGTACAAGCTGAGAAGCTGGTGGTGGAATCAGAGGATGTAGCAGAGGGACTGGTGCAGCTCATCGCCATGCATCATGTCACTGCTCTTGTCATGGGGGCAGCAGCTGATAAGCATTACACAAAGTATGTATGTGGGCAAACTTCTGACTGATCCTTTCAGTACTTGATGGATGATCACCATCTATAATTAATTAAACACTTCATGATTGATCACGAATGCTGTGttgccacacacacaaaaaaactgaTTCCATGTTCAAGAGTTCAGGGAAATGAGAGCTCTCAAGTCCAAGAAAGCGCGGGCTGTGGAACAGCGGGCGGATCCTTCCTGCAAAATATGGTACATTTGCAAAGGAACGCTCGTTTACCGTAGGTATGGTTCGGTTGGTCGACTGCAGATGATCTTCAGTTTTGTTCATAGGATTGATTACATTGTAGCTGAACTCCAGCCTGCATTTGACATGTTTCCCTCCCTCTCTGCTTTCTCCACACTAGGAATGCCGTGCCCCTTGGCCATGAAGCAACGCCGGAAGGTACGCAAGAGTCTGCTGCTCAACAGTTTTCAGTGGATAGGTCGACTAGCTTGTCGGAGACGTGGTGTGTTTCAAGCACATGGCTACACAAACCACACGCCAGGCTGCAGATGGAAAGGACAAGTCCGTGCGGATCAGACGATAATGGAAAGGTAAACACAGTCCATGACGATAATAGATGAACAGTACAGCATGCTATTTTATCTAGCAGGCCACCAGTTTGTACTTGAAATCCAATTTTACTCCAACTTCTAGAACTCACACTGTGTCTTAACAGCAGTAGATTGAAGATGGTTAAACATTCAAGAATATCTTGACTGAAGTTTTTACCTTATCCAAACCAGGAAATTGTCAAAGAATTTGACGAGGCTGACATAAAATTCCAGCATATGCTCAGGGAGTTGGAGAGTGTAAAAAAGCAAGCTTATGAAGAAAAACACGGTCGTGAGAAAGCAGAACAAGATTTATTTCAGGCTTTCCAAAAAGTAAGAATGTCTTAATTTGCTTTTTTTCAGTAATATCGAGTATGCTGATAGAAGGATAGGCCTGGCACAGTAGTGAAGTACTctccacttgtgccaagaggtcctgggttcaatgcggcctctctgcattgcactgtgCAGGGGGTAAGGCTTGCCTCGTACAATCCTTCCCCAGACCTCACCTGCTGTGGGAGCTTCTAGCACTCGGTCTGTACTTATCGAGTATATTGATGTTGATCATTGTTTCGATTTTATGGATATATGCCAGTGAGAGCATTATTTGGAAGAAGCTCTTGCTACTGTGCTTGTGAAGCACTTTCAGAAACTTTACCATCAATAATAAATTTGTAAACAATATGGAGCAATGGTTCTGATAGCTGCCAGCTAATTTTTTTAACAAATACTTTCTCACATTTAGCTTGTCTAACAGGCACGAGTCTCCGAGAATATGTACTTAGGAGAAGTGAAGCAAAAGAATGAAATCGAGGAAAAGTTGGCAACAGTAATGGAGGAAATTGAGAGTCTCACAGAAACAACTGATGGACTTTGTGCAAAGCTTCAAGAGGAACGCAAGAAAAGATCAGCCCTGGAGAAAAGAACTGCCCATTCTGACCGTATCATCAAGGATTTGCTGTTGCAGCGCGACAAGGCTGTAAGAGAGGTAGAAGCACTACATGCAAAGAAAGGAGAGTCCAGTGCAACAGCAGAGGGGACGATGCACATCACGGAGTTGTCCAGCTCAGAGATTAAGGATGCAACCAACAACTTTGACCACTCACTGAAGATTGGAGAAAGTGTTTATGGAAGCGTGTACAAGGGATTTCTTCGGCACACAAATGTAGCCATAAAGAAGTTGAATCTCGAAAGCACACAGCCAGAGTCACAGTCACAGTCGCAGTTCAATCAAGAGGTTGAATTCTTGCTTCAAGTTAATTATTTGCTTTCTTTCATCTCAACTAAACTGGTATTTTGCTGGTTCAAATAAATGACTGTGTTGCAGACAGTTAAGTTGTTCATGATGCCTCCTTTGCAGATAGAGATACTCAGTAGGGTGCGACATCCAAACCTGGTCACTCTTATTGGAGCTTGCAAGGACGCTCAAGCTCTTGTCTACGAATACATGCCGAATGGAAGCTTGGATGACCGCCTGGCTTGCAAGGACAATTCTAAACCTCTTAGTTGGCAGCTGCGCACCCGCATCATTTCCCATGTTTGCTCGGCACTCATCTTCCTCCATTCAAATAAACCCCATAGCATTGTCCACAGTGACCTGAAAGCATCTAACATTCTTCTAGATGGAAATAATGTAGCAAAGCTCAGTGGTTTTGGCGTGTGCCGAATGATCACTGATGAGTTCAGGGACACAACCACTCTATATAGGCATACCCACCCAAAGGGATCTTTTGTGTACATTGATCCTGAATATGTTATGACTGGTGATCTAACACCGCTATCTGACGTATACTCTTTCGGAATCGTGCTCCTGCGCCTCTTGACTGGAAGACCAGGATTCGGGCTGTTGAGAGATGTGCAACGGGCTGTGGAAAAGGGTTGCTTGGGAGCAATATTGGATTCATCTGCTGGGGGCTGGCCAGCTATGCAAGCTGAGCAATTGGCTCGGGTAGGTCTGAAATGTTGCGAGATCAGAAGAAAAAACCGTCCAGACCTGCAAAAGGAGGTTTGGACTGTAATTGAACCAATGTTGAAGCCTGCTTCCATTATGTTGTGTTCCTTGTCATTCAAATCAGTATCAGAAGACCTTGGTGGTGTGCCACCCTACTTCATCTGTCCAATACTACAGGTGAGTCATACATTTTGCTTGGTGAATATCTTTTTCTTCTACTGTCTATTTTAATATTTTAAAGCATGGAGGGATATCTTTAAAATATACTAAGCATGTTTGATTAGCCTTAAATTCCCTCTGAATTGTTCTTTCCAGTTATCATTCTTAGTAATCTTAGACAAGCTCAGTCGATTTCTTGCATAGAAAGCATTTGTCATTTCAGGTTGTTTCACCTTCACATTTCTACGGTGCAGGATGTCATGAGGGAGCCTCTAATTGCTGCAGATGGCTTTACCTATGAAGCCGAAGCTATAAGGGAGTGGATTGACAGTGGCCACCATACATCACCCATGACAAATCTTGAGCTACTCCACCGTGATCTTTTGCCAAACCATGCCCTCCGTTCTGCAATCCAAGAATGGCTGCAGACAGATGCACAATAAATGTTATTTTTATCATCATGGAACTTACAAATGAACTAATACTATGTCCTTAACTTCTTTACACAAAACAATAGGTGCATACCTTACGAATAAGTAAAAATATACACATCATTATTGTTTTGCTTTTCAGCAAAATTTTGTATCTAAAATATAATAGACTTGGAGCTCCATCAGCAGCATGCCAGTGTTTGTACATGGATCTGTACAGTCAAAACTGTCTTGGTGATAATATTGCTGTCACATGCTACATGGGTACTGCACTATGTTTTTTTTCACTGCTTGATCAACAATCGGCGTGTTGTGGTACTAGCATCTGAATGCTGATCGAGAATGGAAAGTACGGAAGCATATCTGAACGGAACTATCAGTTCAGAATGTCGCTAGTTACAACCATTCATTTTACGTTGTCATCTTATATGTGTTCACATGTTCCATAAGTCTAATTTCCATCCAACCTGTATATTCTGAATGTCTGGAACAATCAACACTAACTGCTGAGAAGGTAAATGGGGTAGCAATGAGATAACAATAACTTCATCAGTACGCCTGTTTCTGTTGTCATCTTGTTAATACCAAAAATACATTGAGATGGACAAAACCATCTTTGAAAGATGTGTGCTGTGCGCAAATTTTGCCAAAGTTTCTTACCTATGCAGATCACTCAGCAAGTTATTCTCAACAAGATGTGTGGTGTGCACAAAGTTGCCAAAGTTTCTTACCTATGCAGATAGCTCAGCAAATTCGTCTCGACAAGCACTTCCCTCCAAATGAGTCAAATGGAGCCTCCAATGCATGCAAGCTGCAACCCCAATCTTCGCATATTCTAGTTATCATGCTGGTATATGCTGTTGACAGCTTGACAGGAGATGTCTTGATGTGCATTAACATACTGACAGCTTGACAGCAAGAATTATGTGAGATGCATTAACATATTGACAGCTTGACAGCAAGAATTATGTGAGATGATGCATTAACATATTGACAGCTTGACAGCAAGAATTATGTGAGAGTACCTCCTGGGAAAGAACAATGCTACCAAGTGCCAAGTATCTAATTATATATGATCTATTCTGGACAATTTTTTCGCATCGTGAAAGTAACCATCTATTTGGAACTGCCGGCCAAGTGAGATGGGATGGCCTGTAAATGATCGCCACCTAACGGGACAACTTCATTGCTAAGCATCAAAAGTCAGTCATGGAGGATATTCATGTTTAGAAGCGACTTGGTAGTAGTAGAAACTTCGCGGAAATGCCAGGGTTCCCATCAGGATTACGTAGATAACTCACAGTTATACTTGCTAAAAAATGAGCGGAAGCTGATGAAGCTATCATTTCTTATAGAAAAATCCCTGACTAGAGAAGATAATAAGACGATTAATTAAGTTCTACATAATCAATGACAAAATATAGAATGTATTGGTATTATCTCCACGCCAGCAAACATTCATGCAACATGTTTTATTTTCGTTTTAACCAACCAGTTGGTCTATCCACGCCTTTTGAAGTATGCAGGACTCAATTTTCTGCCACCAAAATACAATAAAgttattatcagtttggttttccttttctgtaaactgGAATGGCTACTACAAGGGTTAACCGATGTTTCCTAAATGGAACAGGATTTTTTTTTTAATTGGGAAACACTTGGGACCCGAAGTCAGACATTGACTTGATGATGCGCTCACTGCTGCTAGATACAATCAGACAATAACCAAATCCAAGGCCACTCTTTAAAACCATCACCAGTCTACTCTCCCATTTGGGCCTTCTAAAACTGACACTACCTGGGAAAGACCAAGGCAGAACAAGGACTAGGATGACAATCATATCGATGCCACGGAGCTGAAGAAAAGTGGTCCAGCACATTTAGGTACTTCCCCAAAACTTTTAGAGCATTTTCAGACATCTTCACCTTTTGTAGTCTTAGGTCGTGTGTGTTCAGCTCTGCTGAGCCAGATAGCAAAACCAGAATATAGATGTGATGCCAATTCATGATTTCTCAGGGTCTGTGTAGGGAGTAAGAAAGATGGATGAAGAAGAGGTTCATATCGCGATCGGGAAGAATTTCAGAAAGGAGAAAGCTAACATACTATGGGCTGCTGCAAATTTCCCAAGGGCTACCATAGTTCTTATCCACGTTCATTGGCCATCCAAGTGGATGCCCTTCAGTAAGTTTTTTCAGCCAAGTATTTTCCATGCTTTGTAAAGCTCTAATGGTTAGATGCCCTTCAGTACGTTTTTTTCAATATTAACAGGATAAAGTATAACCTTGTGTTTTATTAGCTGTATAAATAATTGATTGTTTCTAACCAACAACTGCAGTGGGTGGAAAGCTGCTATACAAGTTTGCAGATGAAAAGGAGAAGGAGATGCATAGAGGTAGAGAAACGGAGGCAATGGTCAAGATGCTATCACAATATAAAAgcctatgtgatgatacaagagaGGTATCCTACGATTTAGATTCAGATTAAAATAAATAAGGTCACAGCGGTGCTTATTAGAGTTCATACGAAAAGCATTCTAGTCATGTGATATTTGTTCTCAATCATGACGAATTAAGTGTAACAACACTATAATTTAAATAATTATTTATCTGATGATGAAAGTTAAGCAAACAAACCATGTGGAGAGGGATCAAATCAATACAACACTAACATAATTATTTCACAGAAAATATGTTTCCTAAACGGGCCTGTGTCCTTGCAGGTTAGGGCACATTACCTTACACATGATGACATTCTTACTGGTGTTGTAAACCTGGTAAAGAAGCTCAAAGTCAAGAGAATTGTCATCGGGTCAAGGTGAGATCATAGCGTGAACTAATAGGAATAAGGTGCCTCTTTGTATATGTTATTCAATGTAACCTGTACACATGGACATTGCCTTAGCCCATAAAACAGCATAACAATATAGTAAGTTCTGCAGGAACATGTCAAAGAAAGCGGTTCTTCGTAAATGCTCTCAGGTTTGGGTGGTGATTAATGGCAAATATCTGTCCACTAGGTATAGTTTCTCCAAAGAGCATAACTGCACTTCCGGTAATATCTGAATCATATCTAGTAATTACTTGATGGATGAGTTCGTTCTTAAGTGCAGCAATGATCATCTGGAGCATACTGGAGGCACTGGATATGGAGGGAGCTCTGAGTTTTTGCCATCTATGCATGAGCTGAGCGACGAATCTGATGGCTATGCAACACCACCAAGTGATTTTGTGAGCAGACTTCTTAGCAAAGCATTACACACATGCAAACAATAACAGTTTTAGTTCACAAGTTTAAGACCATGGTTCAGAGTTTTGATACATGCCTGTGGTGTATTCCAGTATGTATCATTTCAGGAAGACGATGTCGTGGATGAGGATGGGGTGATTCCAATGGATGGTGATGAACAATTGGAAAAGGTATAACTTGCCTTTTTTTTCAAGACAACTACCACAACATGTGCATTAAAATGTCTGCCTACTCTTTAAGTTTGACGACACACACAGAAAAAAAATTACATTTGATTGAGTTTACTCCATGCTCAAGCATGTTTGACAATTTTAGATTTACCACCGTTGCCTCAGATGCATGTTGATTAACTATGTGTCAAAAAACAGGTGTTACTTATGACTTCTGAAAGTGCAGCTTGTGTTAATAAAATAAACTGATTGCTCCATTCCAGTATGATGTGCAGGAAGCTGAACAAGGCATTTTGGAAATAAATGCTTCTGAGTTAGTGGGCAAAATTTCTGGTGATGACATACGGAATTCCAGAAATATGAGTGAAGAGTCTGAAAAATTGATGGTAAATGTCACACAATACTACCTTTG
This window of the Triticum aestivum cultivar Chinese Spring chromosome 5D, IWGSC CS RefSeq v2.1, whole genome shotgun sequence genome carries:
- the LOC123122129 gene encoding U-box domain-containing protein 33; translation: MDAACDSPEPEQSSSESGEKMKKVYVAVGAGADSKAMVLWALHKFPRDSGAASLVLLHVYPQPKLIPIMGARIPASQVQEQELIAYKKMELQTISDTLDQHLLLCAQEKVQAEKLVVESEDVAEGLVQLIAMHHVTALVMGAAADKHYTKYEIVKEFDEADIKFQHMLRELESVKKQAYEEKHGREKAEQDLFQAFQKARVSENMYLGEVKQKNEIEEKLATVMEEIESLTETTDGLCAKLQEERKKRSALEKRTAHSDRIIKDLLLQRDKAVREVEALHAKKGESSATAEGTMHITELSSSEIKDATNNFDHSLKIGESVYGSVYKGFLRHTNVAIKKLNLESTQPESQSQSQFNQEIEILSRVRHPNLVTLIGACKDAQALVYEYMPNGSLDDRLACKDNSKPLSWQLRTRIISHVCSALIFLHSNKPHSIVHSDLKASNILLDGNNVAKLSGFGVCRMITDEFRDTTTLYRHTHPKGSFVYIDPEYVMTGDLTPLSDVYSFGIVLLRLLTGRPGFGLLRDVQRAVEKGCLGAILDSSAGGWPAMQAEQLARVGLKCCEIRRKNRPDLQKEVWTVIEPMLKPASIMLCSLSFKSVSEDLGGVPPYFICPILQDVMREPLIAADGFTYEAEAIREWIDSGHHTSPMTNLELLHRDLLPNHALRSAIQEWLQTDAQ